A genomic region of Micromonospora sp. NBRC 110009 contains the following coding sequences:
- the pdxH gene encoding pyridoxamine 5'-phosphate oxidase, which yields MRNEYAADLGLSESDLAPGWHSQFARWFADAVAYPLPEPNAMVVGTADAEGRPSGRTVLLKGYDPDGFVFYTNYDSRKGTEATGNPWASLVFPWFPMQRQVVVAGRVEKVDRAETEAYFATRPRGSQLGAWASTQSQVVPDRAALDATYRAAAERFAAVDDIPAPPHWGGFRVRPETVEFWQGRASRLHDRLRYRRTEGGAWITERLAP from the coding sequence ATGCGTAACGAGTACGCAGCCGACCTGGGCCTTTCCGAATCCGACCTGGCTCCGGGCTGGCACAGCCAGTTCGCCCGCTGGTTCGCCGACGCGGTGGCGTACCCGCTCCCCGAACCGAACGCCATGGTGGTCGGCACCGCCGACGCCGAGGGCCGCCCCAGCGGCCGGACGGTCCTGCTCAAGGGGTACGACCCGGACGGCTTCGTCTTCTACACCAACTACGACTCCCGCAAGGGCACCGAGGCGACCGGCAACCCGTGGGCCAGCCTGGTCTTCCCCTGGTTCCCGATGCAGCGGCAGGTGGTGGTCGCCGGGCGGGTCGAAAAGGTCGACCGGGCCGAGACCGAGGCGTACTTCGCCACCCGGCCGCGCGGCTCCCAGCTCGGCGCCTGGGCCAGCACCCAGTCCCAGGTCGTCCCGGACCGGGCCGCGCTCGACGCGACCTACCGGGCGGCGGCCGAGCGCTTCGCCGCCGTCGACGACATCCCGGCGCCGCCGCACTGGGGCGGGTTCCGGGTCCGTCCCGAGACGGTGGAGTTCTGGCAGGGCCGCGCCAGCCGGCTGCACGACCGGCTCCGCTACCGGCGGACCGAGGGCG
- a CDS encoding citrate synthase 2, with the protein MSDFKPGLEGVVAFETEIAEPDREGGALRYRGVDIEDLIGQVSFGNVWALLVDGRFGPGLPPAEPFPVPVHSGDIRVDVQSAVAMLAPYWGLSQLLDISDEQAREDLARVSVTALSFVAQSARGLGLPAVPQKEIDKAETIVERFMKRWRGEPDPRHVKAVDAYFISAAEHGLNASTFTARIVASTGADAAACISSGIGALSGPLHGGAPSRVLSMLEAVERSGDAEGYVKGVLDRGERLMGFGHRVYRAEDPRARVLRRTAKELGAPRFEIAEALEKAALAELQARRPDRVLATNVEFWSAVVLDFAEVPAHMFTSMFTCARMGGWSAHILEQKKLQRLVRPSARYVGHAPRKPQEVEGWDAIPHGV; encoded by the coding sequence ATGTCCGACTTCAAACCGGGCCTGGAGGGCGTCGTAGCCTTCGAGACCGAGATCGCCGAACCGGACCGCGAGGGCGGCGCGCTGCGCTATCGCGGCGTGGACATCGAGGATCTGATCGGCCAGGTCTCCTTCGGCAACGTCTGGGCGCTGCTGGTCGACGGCCGCTTCGGCCCGGGCCTGCCGCCGGCCGAGCCGTTCCCGGTGCCGGTGCACTCCGGCGACATCCGCGTCGACGTGCAGTCCGCGGTCGCCATGCTCGCCCCCTACTGGGGGCTCAGCCAGCTCCTCGACATCTCCGACGAGCAGGCCCGCGAGGACCTGGCCCGGGTGTCGGTCACCGCGCTCTCCTTCGTCGCCCAGTCCGCCCGCGGCCTCGGCCTGCCGGCCGTGCCGCAGAAGGAGATCGACAAGGCGGAGACCATCGTCGAGCGCTTCATGAAGCGCTGGCGGGGTGAGCCCGACCCGCGGCACGTCAAGGCCGTCGACGCCTACTTCATCTCGGCCGCCGAGCACGGCCTGAACGCCTCCACCTTCACCGCCCGGATCGTCGCCTCCACCGGCGCCGACGCCGCCGCCTGCATCTCCTCCGGCATCGGCGCGCTCTCCGGCCCGCTGCACGGCGGCGCGCCGTCCCGCGTGCTCAGCATGCTCGAGGCCGTCGAGCGCAGCGGCGACGCCGAGGGGTACGTCAAGGGCGTCCTCGACCGCGGCGAGCGGCTGATGGGCTTCGGCCACCGGGTCTACCGGGCCGAGGACCCGCGCGCCCGGGTGCTCCGGCGCACCGCCAAGGAGCTGGGCGCGCCCCGCTTCGAGATCGCCGAGGCGCTGGAGAAGGCCGCCCTGGCCGAGCTGCAGGCCCGCCGCCCGGACCGGGTGCTCGCCACCAACGTCGAGTTCTGGTCGGCCGTGGTGCTGGACTTCGCCGAGGTGCCCGCGCACATGTTCACCTCGATGTTCACCTGTGCCCGGATGGGCGGTTGGTCCGCCCACATCCTGGAGCAGAAGAAGCTCCAGCGGCTGGTCCGCCCCTCGGCCCGGTACGTCGGCCACGCCCCCCGCAAGCCCCAGGAGGTCGAGGGCTGGGACGCCATCCCGCACGGCGTCTGA
- the serC gene encoding phosphoserine transaminase, whose product MADAPTIRIPDDIKPADGRFGCGPSKVRPAAVSALADVATSYLGTSHRQKTVRDQVARLRRGIADFFSLPEGYEVVLGNGGTTAFWEVAAFGLVRDRAQFASFGEFGAKFAKSVKDAPFLGEPTVRKSEPGSAPTLVAEAGVDVYATPHNETSTGVAVPISRVPGADEGSLLLVDATSGAGGLDVNVGETDVYYFAPQKCFGSDGGLWLALMSPAALARATEIKESGRYIPAFLDLVTAIDNSRLEQTYNTPALATIFLAAEQTDWMNSQGGLAWAAKRTAESAGIVYGWAERSAFATPFVADPALRSNVVATIDFADGVDASAIAKALRANGIVDTEPYRKLGRNQLRVALFPAVEPADVEALTASIDYVVERL is encoded by the coding sequence GTGGCTGACGCACCGACCATCCGGATTCCCGACGACATCAAGCCCGCCGACGGGCGCTTCGGCTGCGGGCCGTCCAAGGTCCGTCCGGCGGCCGTCTCCGCCCTCGCCGACGTCGCCACCAGCTACCTGGGCACCTCGCACCGGCAGAAGACGGTCCGTGACCAGGTGGCCCGGCTGCGCCGCGGCATCGCCGACTTCTTCTCCCTGCCCGAGGGCTACGAGGTGGTCCTCGGCAACGGCGGCACCACCGCCTTCTGGGAGGTCGCCGCCTTCGGCCTGGTCCGCGACCGGGCCCAGTTCGCCAGCTTCGGCGAGTTCGGCGCGAAGTTCGCCAAGTCGGTCAAGGACGCCCCGTTCCTCGGCGAGCCGACGGTCCGCAAGTCCGAGCCGGGCAGCGCGCCGACCCTGGTCGCCGAGGCGGGCGTGGACGTCTACGCCACCCCGCACAACGAGACCTCGACCGGCGTGGCCGTGCCGATCAGCCGGGTGCCGGGCGCCGACGAGGGCTCGCTGCTGCTGGTCGACGCCACCTCCGGCGCCGGCGGCCTGGACGTCAACGTCGGCGAGACCGACGTCTACTACTTCGCTCCGCAGAAGTGCTTCGGCTCCGACGGCGGCCTCTGGCTGGCCCTGATGTCGCCGGCCGCGCTCGCCCGGGCCACCGAGATCAAGGAGTCGGGCCGCTACATCCCGGCCTTCCTCGACCTGGTCACCGCGATCGACAACTCGCGGCTGGAGCAGACCTACAACACCCCGGCGCTGGCCACCATCTTCCTGGCCGCCGAGCAGACCGACTGGATGAACTCCCAGGGCGGCCTGGCCTGGGCGGCCAAGCGCACCGCCGAGAGCGCCGGCATCGTGTACGGCTGGGCCGAGCGCTCCGCGTTCGCCACGCCGTTCGTGGCCGACCCGGCGCTGCGGTCCAACGTGGTCGCCACGATCGACTTCGCCGACGGGGTGGACGCCTCGGCGATCGCCAAGGCGCTGCGCGCCAACGGCATCGTGGACACCGAGCCCTACCGGAAGCTGGGCCGCAACCAGCTGCGCGTCGCCCTCTTCCCGGCGGTCGAGCCGGCCGACGTGGAGGCGCTCACCGCGTCCATCGACTACGTGGTCGAGCGACTCTGA
- the sepH gene encoding septation protein SepH: protein MRPVRFVALSEDGQALVLADEVGRLLALPIDERIATALHAEPGAAPLAAVPSAADPTPSLSPRDIQARIRSGESAEDVARIAGVPVDRVLRYAGPVLQERAMLAQHARRTRLKGAEKPTPLAEVVNGRLAQHGIDTEKISWDAYRRDDGAWRIVATWPSGKATAQAVWDLDKTRQHVAPHDDMAQYLCAERPTPILGQEPAPERGGHALPGPSRGEPSRGGHGLPAPAEHARPGRDPIRAGRDALLASLDRPLGGTSGRGLETRSPAALAGPDAPRQRAVTGGAAALLGGGQGSAFDDDSDAPKEIPAVPSLAVLRPRRTGAAAAAGGESTEAGGKPRKRLPSWDDVLFGSGPAARESS, encoded by the coding sequence ATGCGCCCAGTACGCTTCGTCGCCCTCTCCGAGGACGGCCAGGCTCTGGTGCTCGCCGACGAGGTCGGGCGCCTGCTCGCCCTCCCCATCGACGAACGCATCGCCACGGCGCTGCACGCCGAGCCCGGCGCGGCCCCGCTAGCGGCGGTGCCCAGCGCGGCCGACCCGACCCCCTCGCTCTCCCCGCGGGACATCCAGGCCCGGATCCGCTCCGGCGAGTCCGCCGAGGACGTGGCCCGGATCGCCGGCGTCCCGGTCGACCGGGTCCTGCGCTACGCCGGCCCGGTGCTCCAGGAGCGGGCCATGCTCGCCCAGCACGCCCGGCGGACCCGGCTCAAGGGCGCGGAGAAGCCGACCCCGCTGGCCGAGGTGGTCAACGGCCGGCTGGCGCAGCACGGGATCGACACCGAGAAGATCTCCTGGGACGCCTACCGGCGGGACGACGGCGCCTGGCGCATCGTCGCCACCTGGCCGTCGGGCAAGGCCACCGCGCAGGCGGTCTGGGACCTCGACAAGACCCGGCAGCACGTCGCCCCACACGACGACATGGCGCAATACCTGTGCGCCGAGCGGCCCACGCCGATCCTCGGCCAGGAGCCGGCACCGGAGCGGGGCGGCCACGCGCTGCCCGGCCCGTCGCGCGGCGAGCCGAGCCGGGGCGGGCACGGCCTGCCGGCGCCCGCCGAGCACGCCCGTCCGGGGCGGGACCCGATCCGCGCCGGCCGGGACGCGCTGCTCGCCTCGCTGGACCGTCCGCTCGGCGGCACCTCCGGGCGGGGTCTGGAGACCCGCTCCCCGGCTGCGCTCGCCGGCCCGGACGCGCCCCGGCAGCGGGCCGTCACCGGTGGGGCGGCGGCGCTGCTCGGCGGCGGCCAGGGTTCGGCGTTCGACGACGACTCGGACGCGCCGAAGGAGATCCCGGCCGTGCCGTCGCTGGCCGTGCTCCGGCCGCGGCGCACCGGTGCCGCGGCGGCGGCCGGCGGCGAGTCGACCGAGGCCGGCGGCAAGCCGCGCAAGCGGCTGCCGAGCTGGGACGACGTCCTCTTCGGCAGCGGCCCGGCGGCCCGCGAGTCGTCCTGA
- a CDS encoding aldo/keto reductase, which yields MEYTNLGRTGLSVSRLCLGTMNFGPQTDEPDSFAIMDRALEHGINFFDTANVYGWKLGEGVTEQIVGRWFAQGGGRRDKVVLATKVYGKMGEWPNEQGLSARHIIRACEDSLRRLQTDTIDLYQMHHISRTTPWEEIWQAMETLVAQGKVIYVGSSNFAGWHIAQAQAAAGRRNFLGLVSEQCIYNLMTRYVELEVIPAAQHYGLGIIPWSPLHGGLLSGVIRKMAEGGAARGTTGRSADALAEHRPTIEAYEKLCADLGHDPADVALAWLLSRPGVTAPIVGPRTMDQLDRNLGALDVKLDEDTLTRLNDLFPPVGNGGPGPEAWAW from the coding sequence ATGGAGTACACGAACCTGGGACGCACCGGTCTCTCGGTGAGCCGGCTCTGCCTCGGCACCATGAACTTCGGGCCGCAGACCGACGAGCCGGACAGCTTCGCCATCATGGACCGGGCGCTGGAACATGGGATCAACTTCTTCGACACGGCCAACGTCTACGGTTGGAAGCTCGGCGAGGGCGTCACCGAGCAGATCGTCGGCCGCTGGTTCGCGCAGGGCGGCGGGCGCCGCGACAAGGTCGTCCTGGCCACCAAGGTGTACGGCAAGATGGGCGAGTGGCCCAACGAGCAGGGCCTCAGCGCCCGGCACATCATCCGGGCCTGCGAGGACTCGCTGCGCCGGCTGCAGACCGACACCATCGACCTCTACCAGATGCACCACATCTCCCGGACCACGCCCTGGGAGGAGATCTGGCAGGCCATGGAGACCCTGGTCGCCCAGGGCAAGGTCATCTACGTTGGATCGTCCAACTTCGCCGGTTGGCACATCGCCCAGGCGCAGGCCGCGGCGGGCCGGCGCAACTTCCTCGGCCTCGTCTCGGAGCAGTGCATCTACAACCTGATGACCCGGTACGTCGAGCTGGAGGTGATCCCGGCCGCGCAGCACTACGGGCTGGGCATCATCCCCTGGTCGCCGCTGCACGGCGGGCTGCTCTCCGGGGTCATCCGTAAGATGGCCGAGGGCGGCGCCGCGCGCGGCACCACCGGCCGGTCGGCCGACGCGCTCGCCGAGCACCGGCCCACCATCGAGGCGTACGAGAAGCTCTGCGCGGACCTTGGCCACGACCCGGCCGACGTGGCGCTGGCCTGGCTGCTCTCCCGGCCCGGGGTGACCGCCCCGATCGTCGGCCCCCGCACCATGGACCAGCTCGACCGCAACCTCGGCGCCCTCGACGTCAAGCTCGACGAGGACACCCTCACCCGCCTCAACGACCTCTTCCCCCCCGTCGGCAACGGCGGCCCCGGCCCCGAAGCCTGGGCCTGGTAA
- the thpR gene encoding RNA 2',3'-cyclic phosphodiesterase, producing the protein MRLFVAIYPPRPAVDDLTAEVARLRVGVASAGGTNVRLADPAHAHLTLAFLGDVEECRLVDVESTLGLAAETFRNGRDSAPLLRLGGGGSFGRGRFTVLWVDVRGDVDALATLARLIRFGLRRAKLPHDDKPFRAHLTIARPGDRIDRADILADREALHDYTGPEWPAEKLTLVRSHPGPHPTYDHLATWPL; encoded by the coding sequence GTGCGGCTCTTCGTCGCGATCTACCCGCCCCGTCCGGCGGTCGACGACCTGACCGCCGAGGTCGCCCGGCTACGCGTCGGCGTCGCCTCCGCCGGCGGCACCAACGTCCGGCTGGCCGACCCGGCCCACGCCCACCTCACCCTGGCCTTCCTCGGTGACGTCGAGGAGTGCCGGCTGGTGGACGTCGAGAGCACCCTCGGCCTGGCCGCGGAGACGTTCCGAAATGGCCGGGACAGCGCGCCGCTGCTCCGCCTCGGGGGCGGCGGCAGCTTCGGGCGGGGCCGGTTCACGGTGCTCTGGGTGGACGTCCGGGGCGACGTGGACGCCCTGGCCACGCTGGCCCGGCTGATCCGCTTCGGGCTGCGCCGGGCCAAGCTGCCCCACGACGACAAGCCCTTCCGCGCCCACCTCACCATCGCCCGCCCCGGCGACCGGATCGACCGCGCCGACATCCTGGCCGACCGCGAGGCCCTGCACGACTACACCGGCCCCGAATGGCCCGCGGAGAAGCTCACCCTGGTCCGCAGCCACCCCGGCCCCCACCCCACCTACGACCACCTGGCCACCTGGCCCCTCTAA
- a CDS encoding MFS transporter codes for MQAKLSTMFQSLRVRNYRLFATGQLIKLIGVWMMYIAQDWLVLDLSGNSATALGVVTALQFTPVLLLTLISGRLADRYDKRMLLFIANIFWTVLALAMSLLVVTGLVQLWHVFAFAALLGVFNAVETPVRQAFVSELVGVPLLPNALSLNAATFNSARILGPAVAGLAIAAFDVGPVFLITAFSSIAPLVNVVRMRTSELYRKDLPPAGERDQARVIDGLRYVARRPDILLPMALMSVVGMSLFNFQLTLAALSKTVFKTGAASFGLFTTALAVGALTGALAGTGRRSRPSVWLVLGAAVGCASFGTLVGLAPSYWLVVALLMPTGFFMVFFAQAANQRVQLSVDASFRGRVMALWVLVFLGTNPVGAPIIGWVAETYGAGTSIWAGGLISLAAALLALTWQLRRSGARLRMRMLPMPRFYVVSPGAE; via the coding sequence GTGCAGGCCAAGTTGAGCACGATGTTCCAGTCCCTACGAGTCCGCAACTACCGACTCTTCGCCACCGGACAGCTGATCAAGTTGATCGGCGTCTGGATGATGTACATCGCCCAGGACTGGCTCGTCCTCGACCTCAGCGGCAACTCCGCGACCGCGCTCGGTGTGGTCACCGCGCTCCAGTTCACCCCCGTCCTGCTGCTGACCCTGATCTCCGGCCGGCTCGCCGACCGGTACGACAAGCGGATGCTGCTCTTCATCGCCAACATCTTCTGGACGGTGCTGGCGCTGGCGATGAGCCTGCTGGTGGTCACCGGGCTGGTGCAGCTCTGGCACGTCTTCGCGTTCGCCGCCCTGCTCGGGGTGTTCAACGCGGTGGAGACCCCGGTCCGGCAGGCGTTCGTCTCCGAGCTGGTCGGCGTACCGCTGCTGCCGAACGCGCTCTCGCTCAACGCGGCCACCTTCAACTCGGCCCGGATCCTCGGCCCGGCCGTCGCCGGCCTGGCCATCGCCGCCTTCGACGTCGGGCCGGTCTTCCTGATCACCGCGTTCAGCTCGATCGCCCCGCTGGTCAACGTGGTCCGGATGCGCACCAGCGAGCTGTACCGCAAGGACCTGCCGCCGGCCGGCGAGCGCGACCAGGCCCGGGTGATCGACGGCCTGCGGTACGTCGCGCGCCGCCCCGACATCCTGCTGCCGATGGCGCTGATGTCGGTGGTCGGGATGAGCCTGTTCAACTTCCAGCTCACCCTCGCCGCGCTGTCCAAGACCGTGTTCAAGACCGGCGCCGCCTCGTTCGGCCTGTTCACCACCGCGCTGGCGGTCGGCGCGCTGACCGGCGCCCTGGCCGGCACCGGGCGGCGCAGCCGCCCCTCGGTCTGGCTGGTCCTCGGTGCCGCCGTCGGCTGCGCCAGCTTCGGCACGCTGGTCGGGCTCGCCCCGTCGTACTGGCTGGTGGTGGCGCTGCTAATGCCGACCGGGTTCTTCATGGTCTTCTTCGCCCAGGCCGCCAACCAGCGGGTCCAGCTCAGCGTCGACGCCTCCTTCCGGGGCCGGGTCATGGCGCTGTGGGTGCTGGTCTTCCTCGGTACCAACCCGGTGGGCGCGCCGATCATCGGCTGGGTGGCCGAGACGTACGGCGCCGGGACGAGCATCTGGGCCGGTGGGCTGATCTCGCTGGCCGCCGCGCTCCTCGCGCTCACCTGGCAACTCCGCCGCTCCGGTGCCCGGCTGCGGATGCGAATGCTGCCGATGCCCCGCTTCTACGTGGTGTCGCCCGGCGCCGAGTAA
- a CDS encoding MarR family winged helix-turn-helix transcriptional regulator, with protein sequence MTERTVTAKRVPPAQLAPQLRDAITRLNRRVRQARPVGDLTGSQLSALTSLNLAGALTPRELADIERVQPPTMTKIVGKLEERGLVQRTPHPTDGRQVILAATEGGRAVLEQFERARNQWLASRLAELSEEERDTLRRAADILQVIARA encoded by the coding sequence GTGACGGAGCGGACGGTGACGGCGAAACGCGTGCCACCGGCGCAGCTGGCCCCTCAGCTGCGTGATGCGATCACCCGACTCAACCGGCGGGTCCGGCAAGCCCGCCCGGTCGGCGACCTGACGGGCAGCCAGCTCTCGGCGCTCACCAGCCTCAACCTGGCGGGCGCGCTGACGCCGCGGGAACTGGCCGACATCGAGCGGGTGCAACCGCCGACGATGACCAAGATCGTCGGGAAGCTGGAGGAGCGCGGCCTCGTGCAGCGCACCCCCCATCCGACCGACGGGCGGCAGGTCATCCTGGCGGCGACCGAGGGAGGTCGGGCCGTGCTCGAGCAGTTCGAGCGGGCCCGCAACCAGTGGCTGGCCAGCCGGCTGGCCGAGCTCAGCGAGGAGGAACGCGACACGCTCCGGCGGGCCGCGGACATCCTCCAGGTGATCGCTCGCGCCTGA
- a CDS encoding NCS2 family permease: MAIAPPPDHGTPPVPAQPRNAFDRFFEISARGSHPSREIRGGLATFFTMAYIVVLNPLILGSAVDGDGRKLAIPALAAATALVAGLMTILMGVAARFPMALAAGLGVNALVAFEIAPEMTWADAMGLVVIEGVVIGILVLTGLRTAVFRSVPTQLKTAIGVGIGLFLTLIGLVDAGFVRRVPDIANTTVPVGLGINGKIVSWPMLVFVVGLLLTVVLVVRRVRGAILIGILTSTVLAIVVEAIGHIGPSFVNGTPNPKGWALNVPRLPEKIVDVPDLSLLGHFNVLDSWSRAGWLVPLMFVFTLLITDFFDTMGTMVAIGQEGDMLDERGTPPRAREILLVDSIAAAAGGAASVSSNTSYIESAAGVAEGARTGVANLVTGGLFLLAMFLAPLSEVVPFEAASTALVVVGFLMMSAVRTIDWTDYEIAIPAFLTIVLMPFTYSISNGIGAGVVSYVLVKLARGKAREIHPLLYGVAALFILYFLRGPIESVVN, translated from the coding sequence ATGGCCATAGCGCCGCCGCCGGACCACGGCACTCCACCTGTTCCCGCTCAGCCGCGCAACGCCTTCGACCGCTTCTTCGAGATCTCCGCCCGCGGCTCGCACCCGAGCCGGGAGATCCGCGGTGGCCTGGCCACCTTCTTCACGATGGCGTACATCGTGGTGCTGAACCCGCTGATCCTGGGCAGCGCCGTCGACGGCGACGGCCGCAAACTCGCCATCCCGGCGCTCGCCGCCGCCACCGCGCTGGTGGCCGGCCTGATGACCATCCTGATGGGCGTGGCGGCCCGGTTCCCGATGGCGCTGGCCGCCGGGCTGGGCGTGAACGCGCTGGTCGCGTTCGAGATCGCGCCGGAGATGACCTGGGCCGACGCGATGGGCCTGGTGGTGATCGAGGGTGTGGTGATCGGCATCCTGGTGCTGACCGGGCTGCGTACCGCGGTGTTCCGCTCGGTGCCCACCCAGCTGAAGACGGCGATCGGCGTCGGCATCGGCCTCTTCCTCACCCTCATCGGCCTGGTCGACGCCGGCTTCGTCCGCCGAGTGCCGGACATCGCGAACACCACCGTCCCGGTCGGCCTGGGCATCAACGGCAAGATCGTCAGCTGGCCGATGCTGGTCTTCGTGGTGGGCCTCCTGCTCACCGTGGTGCTGGTGGTACGCCGGGTCCGCGGCGCGATCCTGATCGGCATCCTCACCTCCACCGTGCTGGCGATCGTGGTGGAGGCGATCGGCCACATCGGGCCGTCCTTCGTGAACGGCACGCCCAACCCGAAGGGCTGGGCGCTCAACGTGCCCCGGCTGCCGGAGAAGATCGTCGACGTCCCGGATCTCTCCCTGCTGGGGCACTTCAACGTGCTGGACTCGTGGAGCCGGGCCGGCTGGCTGGTCCCGCTGATGTTCGTCTTCACCCTGCTGATCACGGATTTCTTCGACACGATGGGCACGATGGTGGCCATCGGCCAGGAGGGGGACATGCTCGACGAGCGGGGCACCCCGCCGCGGGCCCGGGAGATCCTGCTGGTCGACTCGATCGCCGCGGCGGCGGGTGGCGCGGCGAGCGTCTCCAGCAACACGTCGTACATCGAGAGCGCGGCCGGCGTCGCGGAGGGTGCCCGGACCGGGGTGGCCAACCTGGTCACCGGTGGCCTGTTCCTGCTGGCCATGTTCCTGGCGCCGCTGTCGGAAGTGGTGCCGTTCGAGGCGGCGTCGACGGCGCTGGTGGTGGTCGGCTTCCTGATGATGAGCGCGGTACGCACGATCGACTGGACCGATTACGAGATCGCCATCCCGGCGTTCCTCACCATCGTGCTGATGCCGTTCACCTACTCGATCTCGAACGGCATCGGCGCCGGTGTCGTCAGCTACGTGCTGGTGAAGCTGGCGAGGGGGAAGGCCCGGGAGATCCACCCCCTGCTGTACGGGGTGGCGGCACTGTTCATCCTGTACTTCCTGCGCGGCCCGATCGAGTCCGTGGTGAATTGA
- a CDS encoding DUF2530 domain-containing protein — translation MPQEQPPRPEPLDPPMVPFAVAGLIVWALVGLVLLIFFRGWLTEHGHQNWLWTCLAGFLWGFPGLAVMMRHDANRRRRREAAARQG, via the coding sequence GTGCCCCAGGAGCAACCGCCGCGGCCCGAGCCGCTCGACCCGCCGATGGTGCCGTTCGCCGTCGCCGGGTTGATCGTCTGGGCGCTGGTCGGGCTGGTACTGCTGATCTTCTTCCGCGGTTGGCTCACCGAGCACGGGCACCAGAACTGGCTCTGGACCTGCCTGGCCGGATTTCTGTGGGGCTTTCCCGGTCTCGCCGTGATGATGCGCCACGACGCCAACCGGCGCCGTCGCCGCGAAGCCGCCGCCCGGCAGGGCTGA
- a CDS encoding DUF3027 domain-containing protein — protein MGNNGRVTRPASARAPRLDQVCAAAVEVARAAITEAEADCVGEHLQAVAEGDRLVTHYFECRLSGYRGWRWAVTVTRVPRSRHVTVCETVLLPGPDALQAPGWVPWQERLKPGDLGPGDLLPTPPDDERLAPGYVLSDDPAVEETAWELGLGRARVLSREGRSEAAQRWYDGDHGPSAAISAAAPAAARCGTCGFYLPLAGSLRQSFGACGNFYAPDDGRVVSADHGCGAHSETLIEAAETPVDELPTVYDDSAVEAVSVSRAPGSVEAAEPAEPYGHS, from the coding sequence ATGGGGAACAATGGTCGGGTGACCAGGCCCGCCTCCGCCCGCGCTCCCCGGCTCGACCAGGTCTGCGCCGCCGCCGTCGAGGTGGCCCGCGCAGCCATCACAGAGGCCGAGGCCGACTGCGTCGGCGAGCACCTCCAGGCCGTCGCCGAGGGCGACCGGCTCGTCACCCACTACTTCGAGTGCCGGCTCAGCGGTTACCGCGGCTGGCGCTGGGCCGTCACCGTGACCCGGGTGCCGCGCAGCCGCCACGTGACGGTCTGCGAGACCGTTCTGCTGCCCGGCCCCGACGCGCTGCAGGCCCCCGGCTGGGTGCCCTGGCAGGAGCGGCTCAAGCCGGGCGACCTGGGGCCGGGCGACCTGCTGCCCACCCCGCCGGACGACGAGCGTCTCGCCCCGGGCTACGTGCTCTCCGACGACCCGGCGGTCGAGGAGACCGCGTGGGAGCTCGGCCTGGGCCGGGCCCGGGTGCTGTCCCGGGAGGGCCGCTCGGAGGCCGCCCAGCGCTGGTACGACGGTGACCACGGCCCCTCGGCGGCGATCTCGGCGGCCGCGCCGGCCGCCGCCCGTTGCGGCACCTGCGGCTTCTACCTGCCGCTCGCCGGGTCGCTGCGGCAGTCCTTCGGCGCCTGCGGCAACTTCTACGCCCCGGACGACGGCCGGGTGGTGAGCGCCGACCACGGTTGCGGCGCGCACTCGGAGACGCTGATCGAGGCGGCCGAGACCCCGGTCGACGAGCTGCCCACGGTCTACGACGACAGCGCGGTCGAGGCGGTGTCGGTGAGCCGGGCTCCGGGCTCCGTGGAGGCGGCCGAGCCGGCGGAGCCGTACGGCCACTCCTGA